From the genome of Metallibacterium scheffleri:
AGGCCATCCTCACGCCGCCACAACGAGCTGCGCGCACTGTGCAGCACGCTGTCGCCGCGCCGCAAGCGCGTACGAAAGTGCACCAGCACGAGGTCCTTGGCAAGCTGGCGCAGGCGGAAATCGCTGATCTCGAAATCCTCGAGTTGTGCGCTGCCGATTTTCGCGCTGCCGATTGCAGCCAGAATGCTGGCGCGGTCGTAATGACGCCCGCTGCTGCCGATTTCCTCGAAATCCGCGGCGAGCAGGGCTGCCATTGCGTCGCGGTCGCCGCGCTGCTGTGCCTTCAACAAAGCGGTTTCGGCGGTACGCAACGCGATTTCGGCGGCGGCGGCGTGCATGGCTCAGAACTCGAACTTGATGCCCTGGGCCAATGGCAGCGCGTCGGAGTAGTTGATGGTGTCGGTCTGCCGGCGCATATAGGCCTTCCATGCATCGGAGCCGGATTCGCGCCCGCCGCCGGTGTCCTTTTCGCCGCCGAAGGCGCCACCGATCTCGGCGCCGGAGGTGCCGATGTTGACGTTGGCGATGCCGCAGTCGGAACCGGTGCAGCACAGGAACTGCTCGGCGTGCTTGAGGTTCTGCGTGAAGATCGCCGAGGACAGGCCCTGCGGCACGCCGTTCTGGATGGCGATGGCTTCCGATATCGTGTCGAACGGCAGCACGTAGAGGATCGGCGCGAAGGTCTCGTGCTGGATCACCTCGGCATCGGGAGCCAGTCCGGTGATGAGCGTCGGACGCACGTAATTGCCAGGGCGGTCCAGCTTGCCGCCGCCGAAGGCCACCTGGCCACCGGCAGCCCTGGCGGTGGCGATGGCCTGCTCGTAGCGCTGCACGGCCGCGGCGTCGATCAGCGGCCCCATCAGCGTGCCGGGATCGGTCGGATCGCCCACGCGATGCTCGACCTGCGCGTATGCAGCCTTGAGTTTCTCGACCACGACCGCGTGGATGGCGCGATGCACGATCAGCCGACGCGTGCTGGTGCAACGCTGGCCGGCGGTGCCGACGGCGCCGAACACGATCGCCGGGATGGCCAGCTTCAGGTCGGCGCTCTCGTCGACGATGATCGCGTTGTTGCCGCCCAGCTCCAGCAGCGAGCGGCCCATGCGTCCGGCGACGCGCTGGCCGACGCTGCGGCCCACCGCGGTTGATCCGGTGAAGCTGATCAAACCGACACGGCGATCATCGACGAAACGCGTGGCCAGCTCGGTGCCGGCGTCGTTGAACAGGAAGAAGATGTCCGGAAAGCCGCCCGCGCGCAGCGCTTCGCTGCAGATCTTCAGCGCGGCGATGGCGCTGAACGGCACCTTGGGCGAGGGCTTCCAGATGGAGATGTCGCCGCACACCGCGGCGATGAACGCATTCCAGGCCCACACCGCGACCGGAAAATTGAACGCGCTGATGATGCCGACCAGGCCCAGCGGATGCCACTGCTCGTACATGCGGTGGCCGGGACGCTCGGAGTGCATCGACAGGCCGTACAGCATGCGCGCCTGGCCCACCGCGAAGTCGGCGATGTCGATCATCTCCTGCACTTCGCCGTCGCCCTCGGGCTTGATCTTGCCCATCTCCAGCGCCACCAGCGAGCCCAGCGCGTCCTTGTGCTTGCGCAACGCCTCGCCGCACAAGCGCACCGCTTCGCCGCGCCGCGGCGCCGGCACCTGGCGCCATTCCTTGAAGGCCGCCTCGGCACGCTGCACGACCCGTTCGTAGTCCCCGGCGCTGCTGGCCTGCACATGGCCGAGCACGCTGCCGTCGCGCGGCGCGCGCACCTCGATCATGGCGCCATTCGTGG
Proteins encoded in this window:
- a CDS encoding DUF4440 domain-containing protein, whose amino-acid sequence is MHAAAAEIALRTAETALLKAQQRGDRDAMAALLAADFEEIGSSGRHYDRASILAAIGSAKIGSAQLEDFEISDFRLRQLAKDLVLVHFRTRLRRGDSVLHSARSSLWRREDGLWRMAFHQGTPCAQGVA
- the amaB gene encoding L-piperidine-6-carboxylate dehydrogenase; amino-acid sequence: MTHPILAALGVDDTHSGTYLGQGAWASATNGAMIEVRAPRDGSVLGHVQASSAGDYERVVQRAEAAFKEWRQVPAPRRGEAVRLCGEALRKHKDALGSLVALEMGKIKPEGDGEVQEMIDIADFAVGQARMLYGLSMHSERPGHRMYEQWHPLGLVGIISAFNFPVAVWAWNAFIAAVCGDISIWKPSPKVPFSAIAALKICSEALRAGGFPDIFFLFNDAGTELATRFVDDRRVGLISFTGSTAVGRSVGQRVAGRMGRSLLELGGNNAIIVDESADLKLAIPAIVFGAVGTAGQRCTSTRRLIVHRAIHAVVVEKLKAAYAQVEHRVGDPTDPGTLMGPLIDAAAVQRYEQAIATARAAGGQVAFGGGKLDRPGNYVRPTLITGLAPDAEVIQHETFAPILYVLPFDTISEAIAIQNGVPQGLSSAIFTQNLKHAEQFLCCTGSDCGIANVNIGTSGAEIGGAFGGEKDTGGGRESGSDAWKAYMRRQTDTINYSDALPLAQGIKFEF